ATTAGGTCTTTCTGTTTTAACTGCCTGGTTTGAAACCAGATATGTACAGACCGGTGACGAAACCTACCTGCGGATGACCAAGTTCTGGGGAAAGTTGTTCCTGATTAACTTTGCCCTGGGCGTGGTCACCGGCATTACCCAGGAGTTCCAGTTCGGTATGAACTGGGCCGAGTACTCCCGCTACGTGGGTGATATCTTTGGAGCGCCACTGGCCATTGAGGCGACTGCTGCCTTCTTCCTTGAGTCGGTCTTTATCGGTGTCTGGATCTTCGGATGGGACAAACTCTCCAAGAAGGCTCATGCCACTACCATGTGTCTGGCAGCCTTCGGTACCAACTTTTCTGCTCTCTGGATTCTGATAGCCAACGGCTGGATGCAGAAACCGGTGGGGTTTGTGTTGCGTAACGGCAGGGCAGAAATGAATGATTTTCTTGCTATTGTCACAAACCCGTATGCCTGGTTCAAGTTCCTGCATACGGTAACATCGGGTTATGTATTGGCAGGTTTTTTTGTGATGGGGATTGCTGCCTGGCACTTGCTTAAGAAAAATGAGGTTGACTTCTTTGTCTGTTCCTTCAAAAACGCCGCAGTATTTGCCTTTATTTCCAGTATTGCAGTTGCTGCCACCGGTGACTTCCATGCTGTAGAGATTGCCAAGGTACAACCTACCAAGTTTGCTGCAATGGAATCGGTTTGGGAAACTCAGAAAGGTGCCCCAATGCACCTGATGTTATGGCCCGATGAGGCTAACGAGCGTAATGCGGTTGCAACTGCCTCGGTACCTGGCGCACTCAGTTTCCTGGCCTTTCACGATGCTAATGCAGAGGTCAAGGGACTCAAAGATTTTCCCAAGGACGAGCGTCCTCCGGTGCTGCCGGTATTCCTGAGTTTCCGTATTATGGCCGGACTTGGTACGCTGATTATCGGTCTATCACTACTGGCGGTTATCATGCCTCGCTGGAAGGGGTTTGTTGATTTCAAGATCTTCCTGTTTATCATGATTGCAGCTATTCCACTTCCCTACCTTGCCATACAGCTGGGGTGGTTGGTCGCTGAGTTGGGGCGTCAACCCTGGGCTGTCTATGGTGTCATGAAAACTGCGGTCGGTGTATCAAAATCAGTAACCTCCTTGCAGGTATTGGGATCACTGCTTGGTTATACCGCCCTGTATGGCCTGCTGGGCGCCATTGACATCTATCTGCTGGTCAAATACGCAAAACTGGGGCCAGAAAAAAGTCACGCCGGCATGATTACGGCAAAGGAGGTGGCATAACATGGAAATGCTGCAAATTACCTGGTTCGTGCTCTGGGCAGTGCTCTGGTCTGTCTATTTCATGCTGGATGGCTTCGTGTTTGGTGTCGGTTTTCTTTCCGGCCTCATTGCCAAGAATGATACGGAAAAGCGGATTCTGATCAACTCGATCGGTCCGGTCTGGGACGGTAACGAGGTCTGGTTGCTGACCGCTGGAGGGGCTACCTTTGCGGCTTTCCCCACCACCTATGCCTTGATGTTCAGCTACCTCTACACCGCGTTGTTGTTGCTGCTGTTTTCCTTGATTGTTCGCGGAGTCTCCTTTGAGTTCCGTGGCAAGATCGACAGCCCTGTCTGGAAGAGCAGCTGGGATACCGCCATCATCGTTTCCAGCTTCCTGCCTGCGCTGCTGTTCGGTGTAGCCTTCGGTAACATCTTTAAGGGGCTACCGATGGATGCTGCCGGTTATCACGGCGGACTGATTTCGCTGCTGAATCCCTACGGTATCGTTACCGGCCTGTTGTTTGTGCTGTTGTTTGCCGTACATGGCGCCCTGTATGCCACCGTTAAGACCGTTGGCGATCTCTCCAGCCGAGCCTTTAACCTGGCTAAGCTGCTCTGGATTCCGCTGCTGCTGATTGCGGTGGTGTTCCTGGGCTATACCGCCTATGCCACCAAGCTGTATGACAACTACCTGAAGGTTCCGGTGCTGTTTATTGCCCCTGCAGTAGCTGTTCTGGCAATGGTGGCAACCTACTTCTTCATGCTCAAGAATGCAGCGCTGAAGGCCTTCACCGCTTCCTGTATCACCATCGTCTTTGTCTGTGTAACCGGTGTTGCTGGTCTGTTTCCGAACCTGATTCCATCGAATCTTGACCCGGCATTCAGTCTGACCATCTTCAACTCGTCATCCAGTCAGTACACCCTGGCTATTATGACGGTGGTGGCCGGTATCTTCGTGCCAACGGTTATCCTCTACAAGATCTGGGCCTATCGTGTCTTCAGGGCTCCGGTTACCGAGAAGGACGTACTGGAAAACAGCGAAGCCTACTAAGCTGCTTGAATGATGCACACAAAAAGGCCGACCCTGGAAAG
Above is a window of Trichlorobacter lovleyi SZ DNA encoding:
- a CDS encoding cytochrome ubiquinol oxidase subunit I; its protein translation is MDIVALSRLQFAVTTMFHFIFVPLTLGLSVLTAWFETRYVQTGDETYLRMTKFWGKLFLINFALGVVTGITQEFQFGMNWAEYSRYVGDIFGAPLAIEATAAFFLESVFIGVWIFGWDKLSKKAHATTMCLAAFGTNFSALWILIANGWMQKPVGFVLRNGRAEMNDFLAIVTNPYAWFKFLHTVTSGYVLAGFFVMGIAAWHLLKKNEVDFFVCSFKNAAVFAFISSIAVAATGDFHAVEIAKVQPTKFAAMESVWETQKGAPMHLMLWPDEANERNAVATASVPGALSFLAFHDANAEVKGLKDFPKDERPPVLPVFLSFRIMAGLGTLIIGLSLLAVIMPRWKGFVDFKIFLFIMIAAIPLPYLAIQLGWLVAELGRQPWAVYGVMKTAVGVSKSVTSLQVLGSLLGYTALYGLLGAIDIYLLVKYAKLGPEKSHAGMITAKEVA
- the cydB gene encoding cytochrome d ubiquinol oxidase subunit II, giving the protein MEMLQITWFVLWAVLWSVYFMLDGFVFGVGFLSGLIAKNDTEKRILINSIGPVWDGNEVWLLTAGGATFAAFPTTYALMFSYLYTALLLLLFSLIVRGVSFEFRGKIDSPVWKSSWDTAIIVSSFLPALLFGVAFGNIFKGLPMDAAGYHGGLISLLNPYGIVTGLLFVLLFAVHGALYATVKTVGDLSSRAFNLAKLLWIPLLLIAVVFLGYTAYATKLYDNYLKVPVLFIAPAVAVLAMVATYFFMLKNAALKAFTASCITIVFVCVTGVAGLFPNLIPSNLDPAFSLTIFNSSSSQYTLAIMTVVAGIFVPTVILYKIWAYRVFRAPVTEKDVLENSEAY